Proteins from one Triticum aestivum cultivar Chinese Spring chromosome 7A, IWGSC CS RefSeq v2.1, whole genome shotgun sequence genomic window:
- the LOC123151201 gene encoding transcription factor LRL2-like, which produces MDNMTHNSSSSSSWDLDMSLGSHHHPLLFDHPTPTPPAPPPPPLSFHLHPPPPPPPHQHHQQHQQHQLAIDPSPSSSLFPPPPHHHPHHLHHLDLAVDPHRHHHDYQRDQHSDEMQQRPPPAMEEGSQQLHHQDAVDEAEEELGAMKEMMYRIAAMQPVDIDPATIKKPRRRNVRISEDPQSVAARHRRERISERIRILQRLVPGGTKMDTASMLDEAIRYIKFLKRQVQDLQHQPAPPQQQHYPGGAGPSSTAAVAGRPAFLPLSAGSLIDWAGLTRQVDIHGPTSSSSSSSMGGALGFGFSTGGQSSHGMH; this is translated from the coding sequence ATGGACAATATGACCCACAActcgagcagcagcagctcctgGGACTTAGACATGAGCCTCGGTAGCCACCACCATCCTCTGCTCTTCGACCACCCGACCCCAACTCCGCcggcgccaccgccaccgccattaTCCTTCCAcctccaccctcctcctcctccaccccctcATCAACACCatcagcagcaccagcagcaccaGCTAGCCATAGATccctccccttcttcctccctcttcCCTCCTCCACCTCACCACCACCCCCATCATCTCCACCACCTCGACTTGGCCGTCGACCCCCACCGACATCACCATGACTACCAACGTGACCAGCACTCGGACGAGATGCAGCAGCGGCCGCCGCCCGCGATGGAGGAGGGCTCGCAGCAGCTTCATCACCAGGACGCGgttgacgaggcggaggaggagctggGTGCGATGAAGGAGATGATGTACCGGATCGCCGCCATGCAGCCGGTGGACATCGACCCGGCCACCATCAAAAAGCCGCGCCGCCGCAACGTCCGCATCAGCGAGGACCCGCAGAGCGTCGCTGCCCGTCACCGCCGCGAGCGGATCAGCGAGCGCATCCGCATCCTCCAGCGCCTCGTGCCTGGGGGCACCAAGATGGACACGGCATCGATGCTCGACGAGGCCATCAGATACATCAAGTTCCTCAAGCGCCAGGTCCAAGACCTCCAACACCAGCCTGCGCCGCCGCAACAACAGCACTATCCCGGCGGAGCTGGTCCGAGCAGTACCGCCGCCGTGGCCGGGCGGCCGGCTTTCTTGCCGCTGAGCGCCGGATCCCTGATCGACTGGGCCGGGCTGACGAGGCAGGTGGATATCCACGGGCCAacgtcgtcgtcttcctcgtcgTCGATGGGCGGCGCGCTAGGTTTCGGATTCAGCACGGGCGGTCAAAGCAGCCACGGAATGCACTGA